In one Nocardia tengchongensis genomic region, the following are encoded:
- a CDS encoding cupin domain-containing protein codes for MAASGNRPEPALLIRGNEAERLDTMGVRLFADHDMTGGKMSANRTVLPAGTDGAPPHYHKTSAELFFMLGGSLRVLAGEQVHTINEGDFLLVPPNTAHAWATTPAASADVLIVFTPGIERFEYFRLGDRIRKGEASPQEILDTQERFDNYFVDSSVWRLAHHGDARATLGKAKHREGFLSSAVFQPTTESDGQ; via the coding sequence ATGGCCGCTTCCGGTAACCGCCCCGAACCCGCCCTGCTCATTCGCGGCAATGAGGCCGAACGTCTGGACACCATGGGAGTCCGGTTGTTCGCCGATCACGATATGACCGGTGGAAAGATGAGTGCGAATCGCACGGTCCTTCCGGCCGGAACCGACGGCGCCCCACCGCATTACCACAAGACGTCTGCTGAACTGTTCTTCATGCTCGGCGGAAGTCTGCGGGTTCTCGCGGGCGAGCAGGTCCACACCATCAATGAGGGCGATTTCCTGCTTGTGCCACCCAATACGGCCCATGCGTGGGCCACCACCCCCGCCGCGTCGGCGGATGTGCTGATCGTCTTCACCCCTGGAATCGAGCGCTTCGAATACTTCCGGCTCGGCGACCGGATCCGCAAAGGCGAAGCGAGCCCGCAGGAAATCCTCGATACCCAGGAGCGATTCGACAACTACTTCGTGGACAGTTCCGTGTGGCGGCTGGCGCACCATGGCGATGCCCGTGCCACCCTCGGCAAGGCGAAGCACCGAGAGGGCTTCCTGTCCAGTGCCGTGTTTCAACCCACCACCGAGTCAGATGGCCAGTGA
- the sigJ gene encoding RNA polymerase sigma factor SigJ, whose protein sequence is MTSAPPDPTAQFVAYRELLFSVVYNILGSVADTEDVLQEVWLAWSARHRGQGGEPVENIRAYLVRAAANQALARRADLSRRRETYVGSWLPEPLVAAEHDTVGAVERFETLSMAMLVVLETLSPVERAVFVLYEVFGFSHPEIADMVNRSPAAVRQLASRARRHVHARRPRHRPGPGIHAQVTERFAAAVLGGDLQPLLEVLAPDVTLWTDGGGKGPATSLRPVHGHQQVAELFVSLTADLPPELAIRYRSVCGEPGTIVLSGTSPISVIVLDLHTETNLITGIYSITNPDKLARIQL, encoded by the coding sequence ATGACATCCGCACCGCCGGACCCCACGGCACAGTTCGTGGCCTATCGGGAATTGCTGTTCTCGGTGGTCTACAACATTTTGGGCAGCGTCGCCGACACCGAGGACGTCTTGCAGGAGGTGTGGCTGGCGTGGTCGGCTCGGCATCGCGGCCAGGGCGGCGAGCCGGTCGAGAACATCCGCGCGTACCTGGTGCGGGCCGCCGCGAACCAGGCGTTGGCACGACGTGCCGACCTGAGCCGGCGCCGGGAGACCTATGTCGGCTCCTGGCTTCCGGAGCCATTGGTCGCCGCCGAGCACGACACCGTCGGCGCTGTCGAACGTTTCGAGACACTGTCGATGGCGATGCTGGTTGTCCTGGAAACGTTATCGCCGGTGGAGCGGGCGGTGTTCGTTCTGTATGAAGTGTTCGGATTCAGTCATCCGGAGATCGCGGACATGGTGAATCGGTCGCCCGCCGCCGTTCGCCAACTCGCCTCGAGAGCCCGCCGACATGTGCACGCACGACGACCCCGGCATCGCCCGGGTCCCGGAATCCACGCCCAGGTGACCGAACGGTTCGCCGCCGCCGTTCTCGGCGGCGATTTGCAACCCCTGCTCGAGGTACTCGCACCGGATGTCACGTTGTGGACCGACGGCGGCGGCAAGGGGCCTGCCACCAGTTTGCGTCCCGTCCACGGTCACCAGCAGGTCGCCGAATTGTTCGTGTCCCTCACCGCCGACCTACCCCCTGAACTGGCCATCCGCTACCGCTCCGTCTGCGGCGAGCCCGGCACCATCGTTCTTTCCGGCACCAGCCCCATCAGCGTGATCGTCCTGGACCTTCACACCGAGACCAACCTGATCACCGGCATCTACTCGATCACCAACCCGGACAAACTCGCCAGAATCCAGCTGTAG
- a CDS encoding VWA domain-containing protein has protein sequence MPDASRITPPVLLPGQSSPVALSLTATIDSAGLGPVAVRSSLHAVATDTEGETTTVRLHPGERLNRDVVLRLAFGSGAELGCAAVLAEDTIQVTLVPAVATAAARRDRDVVVLLDRSGSMDGWKMVAARRAAARVVDTLTDRDRFAVLAFDHIAEHPTGLDRGLVPALDRNRFAAVGWLAGLEARGGTELAGPLEECADLLRVDEGRDRILVLVTDGQVGDEDRVLARISPRLNGTRVFTLGIDRAVNAGFLQRLADAGAGRCELVETEDRLDEVLTGIHRRIAPPILTDVVVEVDGHAVTDPAPAHSDLFEGAPLLLGGRVEGAVSTVTVRAETAAGEPFSITLTPTRSDDKAVRAVWARARLRDLEDAYAAGTGQVLPARIVEFSLAHGVLSRFTAFIAVDRSRKTIGGQQTVVQPVEAADGWGMLGTADVEINAMRRRSVPAPGSAYPAAPVAAYGSPPPQASAPRSVPLAGAPLPAVPVAGCAPRPEPGSMPPDGQRRLFGRRRARSQSQSESAKNTSMLDVVLPFIDRLRALLDAPDPAVATELADALQTVGAPVDLVDALRRLAAALTIGDAPAAGAAVDEIRSLRTELASPPLGSSRREFWH, from the coding sequence GTGCCCGACGCGAGTCGCATCACCCCGCCGGTGCTGTTGCCCGGCCAATCCTCGCCTGTCGCACTGTCTTTGACCGCGACCATCGACTCGGCGGGGCTCGGTCCGGTAGCGGTCCGCTCCAGCCTGCACGCCGTGGCGACGGACACCGAGGGCGAGACCACAACGGTCCGCCTGCATCCCGGCGAACGACTGAATCGCGATGTCGTCCTGCGCCTGGCGTTCGGCAGTGGTGCGGAGCTCGGATGCGCCGCCGTCCTCGCCGAGGACACCATCCAGGTCACCCTCGTTCCCGCGGTGGCCACCGCGGCCGCGCGACGCGACCGCGACGTGGTCGTGCTGCTCGATCGCTCGGGTTCCATGGACGGCTGGAAGATGGTGGCAGCGCGCCGGGCCGCGGCCCGGGTCGTGGATACCCTCACCGATCGAGATCGCTTCGCGGTACTGGCTTTCGATCACATCGCCGAACACCCCACCGGCCTGGATCGCGGACTCGTCCCCGCCTTGGACCGGAATCGTTTCGCGGCTGTCGGCTGGCTGGCGGGACTCGAGGCGCGCGGCGGTACCGAACTCGCCGGTCCGCTCGAGGAATGCGCCGATCTCCTGCGCGTCGACGAAGGCCGCGATCGTATTCTGGTCCTGGTCACCGACGGGCAGGTGGGCGACGAAGACCGAGTACTGGCGCGAATCAGCCCACGTCTCAACGGAACTCGTGTCTTCACTCTCGGTATCGACCGGGCCGTCAACGCGGGCTTCCTGCAGCGGCTGGCCGACGCCGGCGCGGGCCGTTGCGAACTCGTGGAAACCGAGGACCGGCTCGATGAGGTGCTCACCGGCATTCATCGCCGGATCGCCCCGCCGATCCTGACCGATGTCGTCGTTGAGGTCGACGGTCACGCGGTCACCGATCCGGCTCCGGCGCACAGTGATCTGTTCGAGGGCGCCCCGCTGCTCCTCGGCGGCCGGGTCGAGGGAGCCGTCAGCACCGTGACGGTGCGAGCCGAAACCGCCGCGGGCGAACCCTTCTCCATCACTCTCACCCCCACCCGCTCCGACGACAAGGCGGTTCGCGCCGTCTGGGCGCGGGCTCGGCTCCGCGACCTGGAGGATGCCTATGCCGCCGGAACCGGGCAGGTCCTCCCCGCCCGGATCGTCGAATTCTCCTTGGCCCATGGCGTATTGAGTCGGTTCACGGCGTTCATCGCGGTCGACCGCAGTCGCAAGACCATCGGTGGGCAGCAGACGGTCGTACAGCCGGTCGAAGCCGCGGATGGCTGGGGCATGCTCGGCACCGCGGATGTCGAAATCAACGCCATGCGGCGGCGTTCCGTGCCGGCGCCCGGAAGCGCCTACCCGGCAGCGCCCGTGGCTGCCTACGGTTCGCCGCCGCCCCAGGCCAGTGCTCCACGTTCAGTGCCCCTGGCGGGTGCGCCGCTCCCCGCTGTTCCCGTCGCGGGGTGCGCGCCTCGGCCGGAGCCGGGATCGATGCCCCCCGATGGGCAGCGCCGCCTCTTCGGTCGCCGCCGAGCGAGGTCGCAGTCGCAGTCCGAGTCAGCGAAGAACACATCCATGCTCGATGTCGTTCTCCCCTTCATCGACCGGCTGCGCGCCCTGCTCGACGCACCCGACCCGGCGGTCGCGACCGAACTCGCCGACGCACTCCAAACCGTCGGCGCTCCGGTGGATCTGGTCGACGCCCTGCGCCGCCTGGCCGCGGCACTGACCATCGGCGACGCCCCGGCCGCCGGAGCGGCTGTCGACGAAATTCGAAGTCTACGTACGGAGCTCGCCTCGCCCCCGCTGGGAAGTTCTCGCCGCGAGTTCTGGCACTGA
- a CDS encoding VIT domain-containing protein — translation MTAIPTVIDEELTRIAGSRAGDELVTGVLRGSAGEHDGLPLVAMDVHVSVVGLVATTTVRQVFRNTLGTGIEAVYIFPLPDRAAVTEFTADLAGRRIEGILQERQAAREAYDQAIAGGHRAALAEEDRSGVFTTTVGNLQPGEEAALTLVLTGPLPVDAGEATLRFPLVVPPRYIPARCWTVHPSAPVPPSTPMPCPTRVASPRRCCCPANPRLSHCL, via the coding sequence ATGACCGCCATCCCCACTGTCATCGATGAAGAGTTGACCCGCATCGCGGGCTCGCGCGCCGGCGACGAGCTCGTCACCGGCGTCCTGCGCGGCAGCGCGGGCGAACACGATGGACTGCCGCTGGTGGCCATGGATGTGCACGTGTCCGTCGTCGGTCTGGTGGCGACCACCACTGTGCGCCAGGTGTTCCGCAATACGCTCGGCACCGGAATCGAAGCGGTGTACATCTTTCCGTTGCCCGATCGTGCGGCGGTCACCGAGTTCACCGCCGATCTGGCCGGTCGCCGGATCGAGGGCATTCTCCAGGAACGTCAAGCGGCCCGAGAGGCGTATGACCAGGCCATCGCCGGCGGTCATCGCGCCGCGCTCGCCGAGGAGGACCGGTCCGGGGTCTTCACCACGACGGTCGGCAATCTGCAACCGGGGGAGGAGGCCGCGCTCACCCTGGTGCTGACCGGTCCGCTGCCGGTCGACGCTGGTGAGGCGACCCTGCGCTTCCCGCTCGTGGTCCCGCCCCGCTACATCCCGGCGCGCTGCTGGACGGTCCATCCGTCGGCGCCGGTACCGCCCTCGACACCGATGCCGTGCCCGACGCGAGTCGCATCACCCCGCCGGTGCTGTTGCCCGGCCAATCCTCGCCTGTCGCACTGTCTTTGA
- a CDS encoding helix-turn-helix domain-containing protein: MPGRRNSVEVCPVIARRYVGMSVSRDRRPTDRYRSVRLVPSGRGLVSGMVALIEAVPLPTPSFGDFLRHLRDERSLSREGLAKSAGVSASYINHLEIGRRDHPTRPIVEALAGRLERALPLSEDERRYLFDLAGLLDIEVPGVADLRADISPEMLRRIDRCGSDPAGYVDLRWNILAVNEAAHQAFPGLREIGNVMHWLLSDTRSDAVLAEYDQVVEYAVAALRARIALPRNSEWAGQLLAELCRYPEFARRWAAGRVTYSLAQPALRLRDCLSGKQFRIELQLYDVDTARHPGWTRMFWGIGVR, from the coding sequence ATGCCAGGGCGGCGGAATTCCGTGGAAGTTTGCCCGGTCATAGCTCGTCGGTATGTCGGTATGTCCGTTTCGCGCGATCGGCGCCCGACCGATCGCTATCGTTCCGTTCGGTTGGTTCCAAGCGGAAGGGGATTGGTGTCCGGCATGGTTGCTTTGATCGAAGCAGTGCCTCTGCCCACGCCGAGTTTCGGGGACTTTCTCCGGCACTTGCGCGATGAGCGGAGTCTGTCTCGGGAGGGGCTGGCGAAGTCCGCGGGTGTCAGCGCCAGCTACATCAATCATCTGGAGATCGGACGCCGCGACCACCCGACTCGCCCGATAGTCGAGGCGCTGGCCGGGAGATTGGAACGGGCGCTGCCACTTTCGGAGGACGAACGGAGATATCTGTTCGACCTGGCGGGTCTGCTGGACATCGAGGTGCCCGGAGTCGCCGATCTGCGCGCCGACATATCTCCCGAGATGTTGCGCCGGATCGATCGCTGCGGGTCCGATCCGGCCGGGTACGTCGACCTGCGCTGGAATATTCTGGCCGTCAACGAAGCGGCCCACCAAGCCTTTCCGGGATTGCGGGAAATCGGGAACGTCATGCACTGGCTGCTGTCCGACACGCGTTCGGATGCCGTGCTGGCCGAATACGACCAGGTCGTGGAGTACGCCGTGGCCGCGCTCCGCGCCCGCATCGCTCTGCCCCGCAATTCCGAGTGGGCGGGGCAGTTGCTGGCCGAACTGTGCCGCTATCCCGAATTCGCGCGGCGGTGGGCGGCCGGCCGAGTGACATACTCGCTCGCACAGCCCGCCCTACGACTGCGAGATTGCTTGTCCGGCAAACAATTCCGGATCGAATTGCAACTCTACGACGTCGATACCGCCCGGCATCCCGGCTGGACACGGATGTTCTGGGGAATCGGCGTGCGCTGA